Genomic DNA from Anaerolineales bacterium:
GGTCCGCAGTCAGTTGTCCGCCGGGTGATCGAGACGATCGAGGCCCTCCAACTCCCAGTCTCTCCAGGGCTGCGCATTGGGGTGGCCGCTCCGGGTCCGCTCGATCCGCGAGAAGGGGTGGTCTTTGGCGCCCCCAATCTCCCGGGCTGGGATCGGGTGCCGCTGCGCGACCTGCTGGCTGCCCATTTCGGCTGCCCGGTTGCCCTGGGCAACGACTGCAACCTGGCCGCCCTCGCCGAATGGCGTCATGGCGCCGGCCGGGGCGTCCGCCATTTGATCTACCTGGCCATCGGCACCGGCATCGGCGGCGGCGCCATCGTCAATGGTCAACTCT
This window encodes:
- a CDS encoding ROK family protein produces the protein MLPVVAVDLGGTNIRAALFPTDQPKPARSQRVLTRAAEGPQSVVRRVIETIEALQLPVSPGLRIGVAAPGPLDPREGVVFGAPNLPGWDRVPLRDLLAAHFGCPVALGNDCNLAALAEWRHGAGRGVRHLIYLAIGTGIGGGAIVNGQLLLGAHGLAAEFGHMLVDPRAPLCGCGQPGHLESLASGPAIGRIMAERRA